The following coding sequences lie in one Brachionichthys hirsutus isolate HB-005 chromosome 15, CSIRO-AGI_Bhir_v1, whole genome shotgun sequence genomic window:
- the ncstn gene encoding nicastrin — protein sequence MDLLLNKWFANLVLCWFFVGVGCNSVEKKIYVHLNSTVPCVRLLNATHQIGCQSTLSGNVGVLHVLESEENLDWVLRSGPNPPYLVILEFPLFNRSIMMKLRNGSSRVAGVAVVAPNSNPPDGFSPHTTCPNENTGVYTEDYDPALARCNGTVWNPLGSGLSYEDFDFPIFSLKDDNDTQVIRQCYLDHNRGVNGSAPQYPLCAMQLYSHMSAVTDTATCMRRNSINFSLNPEVVCDPLGDYNVWASTKPLNNTAKGHKLGERVVVAAARLDSRSFFFDIAPGAESGVSGFITLLAAAHALRNATQEAPPNRTILYTFFQGETFDYIGSSRMVYDMNNSQFAVDLDNVHSVLEIGQVGLGSASKLWLHSDPVSRKNSSVNEEVRKLIENLQLAAEDLSVSVEEPGFSQPLPPSSFQRFLRARPIPGVVLEDHQSVFTNRFYESMYDNAEYLNVSYPPNMTPEEQMEFTTETAKALTEVATMVARALYIQAGGAETQLNSINADTQTVTKMLYGFLVRSNNSWFQQLVPSDLASHLANRPTNFYIGVSQQSSEPTLLVQYLLANLTGSTVNITQENCQSQREDEEDKESKHIYNYMWVQGAAPPNSTQREGFCVRSTVRLSKALSPAFDLQEYTSKDYSTWTESRWKDIKGRIFLVASHDLEMLTLGVGVAVLLTSLALIYIISSKADMLFSSGREPTNATY from the exons ATGGATTTACTCTTGAACAAGTGGTTTGCTAATTTGGTACTTTGTTGGTTTTTCGTCG GTGTCGGCTGTAACTCTGTGGAAAAGAAGATTTATGTGCATCTCAATTCTACCGTTCCATGCGTGCGGCTGCTCAATGCAACACATCAAATTGGCTGCCAGT CCACTCTGTCAGGGAACGTGGGTGTGCTGCATGTCCTGGAGTCGGAGGAAAACCTTGACTGGGTCCTGCGCTCCGGTCCCAATCCTCCTTATCTGGTTATCCTGGAGTTCCCGCTCTTTAACAG ATCCATCATGATGAAGTTGAGGAACGGCTCCAGCAGGGTGGCtggtgttgctgttgtggcgCCAAACTCAAACCCACCCGACGGCTTCTCTCCACACACAACCTGCCCCAACGAGAACACAG GTGTGTACACGGAGGACTATGATCCAGCCTTGGCCCGTTGTAACGGGACCGTGTGGAACCCTTTGGGAAGCGGCCTGTCCTACGAAGACTTTGATTTCCCCATCTTCTCTCTGAAAGATGACAATGACACCCAGGTCATACGGCAG TGCTACTTGGACCATAACCGCGGCGTGAACGGCAGCGCGCCTCAGTACCCGCTCTGCGCCATGCAGCTGTACTCCCACATGTCCGCCGTCACCGACACGGCCACCTGCATGAGGAGAAACAGCATCAACTTCAGCCTCAACCCAG AGGTTGTTTGTGACCCACTGGGGGACTACAATGTTTGGGCCTCCACCAAGCCGCTCAACAACACGGCCAAGGGCCACAAGCTGGGGGAGCGTGTAGTCGTAGCAGCAGCCAGG ttgGACAGCCGGTCTTTCTTCTTTGACATTGCTCCAGGAGCAGAGAGCGGCGTCTCTGGGTTCATCACTCTACTGGCAGCCGCCCACGCACTGCGAAACGCAACCCAGGAGGCCCCGCCCAACCGCACCATCCTCTACACCTTCTTCCAGGGG GAGACGTTTGACTACATCGGCAGCTCGAGGATGGTGTACGACATGAACAACAGTCAGTTTGCTGTGGACCTGGACAACGTCCACTCAGTGCTGGAGATTGGACAG GTGGGACTTGGTTCCGCCTCCAAGCTGTGGCTTCACTCCGACCCCGTGTCTCGGAAGAACAGCAGCGTCAATGAGGAG gtgaggaagctgaTTGAAAACTTGCAGCTGGCTGCAGAGGATTTGAGCGTCTCGGTGGAGGAGCCTGGTTTCTCTCAGCCACTCCCGCCCTCATCTTTCCAGCGTTTCTTGCGAGCTCGGCCGATCCCTGGCGTGGTTCTTGAGGATCATCAGTCCGTGTTCACCAACAG GTTCTATGAGAGTATGTATGACAACGCAGAATACCTGAACGTGTCCTACCCTCCCAACATGACGCCAGAGGAGCAGATGGAGTTTACTACCGAGACTGCAAAA GCTCTGACTGAGGTGGCCACCATGGTGGCTCGGGCTCTGTACATCcaggcaggaggagcagagacgcAGCTGAACAGCATTAACGCAGACACTCAAACA GTGACCAAAATGCTCTACGGATTCCTTGTTCGGTCAAATAACTCCTGGTTCCAGCAGCTAGTCCCCTCAGACCTCGCAAGCCACCTCG CTAACAGGCCCACGAACTTCTACATCGGCGTGTCTCAGCAGTCCAGCGAACCGACGCTTCTGGTCCAGTATCTGCTGGCCAACCTGACCGGAAGCACCGTCAACATCACCCAGGAGAACTGCCAGAGCCAGagggaagacgaggaggacaaagagagcAAACAC ATATACAACTACATGTGGGTCCAAGGAGCGGCGCCTCCCAACAGTACACAGCGGGAGGGTTTCTGCGTCCGCTCCACAGTCCGTCTCTCTAAAGCGCTGTCCCCAGCCTTCGACCTGCAGGAGTACACCTCCAAAGATTACTCCACGTGGACAGAGTCCAGGTGGAAGGACATTAAAGGACGTATATTCCTGGTGGCCAGTCATGACCTGGAG ATGCTGACTCTGGGGGTCGGGGTCGCCGTGCTGCTGACCTCCCTGGCTCTGATATACATCATCAGCTCAAAGGCCGACATGCTGTTCAGCTCAGGTAGGGAGCCGACCAACGCCACCTACTGA